The Vigna unguiculata cultivar IT97K-499-35 chromosome 6, ASM411807v1, whole genome shotgun sequence genome contains a region encoding:
- the LOC114188578 gene encoding wall-associated receptor kinase-like 9 — translation MNGRRRVMGWGTLDCNNLTVSGARGGVTRDVTHTLQVSTSLGVSASLGSIILLFILWRLFKVTKEVVEKEYRKRFFKRNGGLLLQQILSSNKVSVDKVKLFSLTELEKATDNFNTNRVLGRGGQATVYKGMLIDGTIIAVKKFKVQGKIEEFINEFVILSQINHRNVVKLLGSCLETKIPLLVYEFIPNGNLFEYLHQQNEDLPLTWDMRLRIAAEIAEALFYLHSAASRPIYHKDIKSTNILLDEKYRAKVADFGTSRMISMDVTHLTTVVQGTFGYLDPEFFQTSQFTEKSDVYSFGVVLVELLTGQKPITLLNPEEAKGLAPYFITCVEENCVFDIIDERVMKEGKKDGIREVVNLVSRCLNLNGKRRPTMKELTLELEVIRKLEKKSNAQEDHNELVISEDYQYWDDNSTILEIKSVFDLSSRTPILEDIHSHTI, via the exons atgaatggacggagaagggtgatgggttggggtaCATTGGACTGTAATAACCTGACAGTctctggggcccgaggaggTGTAaccagggatgttacacataCGCTACAAGTATCAACCTCTTTAG GAGTTTCTGCAAGTTTGGGATCTATCattttactctttattttaTGGCGattattcaaagttacaaaagaAGTCGTGGAGAAGGAATATAGAAAAAGATTCTTCAAAAGAAACGGAGGTTTATTGCTGCAACAAATTTTATCTTCTAATAAAGTTAGTGTAGATAAAGTCAAACTCTTTAGCTTAACAGAATTGGAAAAGGCCACTGATAACTTCAATACAAATAGAGTACTTGGAAGAGGAGGTCAAGCTACTGTTTACAAAGGCATGTTGATAGACGGAACAATTATTGCagtgaaaaaatttaaagtccAAGGAAAGATTGAAGAATTCATCAATGAATTTGTCATCCTTTCACAAATTAACCATAGAAATGTGGTCAAGTTGTTAGGAAGTTGTTTGGAGACTAAGATTCCATTGCTTGTTTATGAATTCATTCCTAATGGTAACCTTTTTGAGTACTTGCATCAACAAAATGAGGATTTGCCATTAACATGGGACATGCGTTTGAGAATTGCCGCTGAAATTGCAGAAGCCTTATTTTACTTGCATTCTGCTGCTTCTCGACCTATTTATCATAAAGATATTAAGTCAACAAACATACTATTGGATGAAAAGTATAGGGCAAAAGTAGCGGACTTTGGTACATCAAGAATGATCTCCATGGATGTTACACACCTTACTACAGTAGTTCAAGGAACATTTGGATACTTGGACCCTGAATTTTTTCAAACTAGTCAATTCACAGAAAAAAGTGATGTCTACAGTTTTGGAGTAGTTCTTGTTGAACTCTTAACGGGGCAAAAACCAATAACCCTCCTAAATCCAGAAGAAGCCAAAGGTTTAGCTCCATATTTCATCACATGTGTGGAAGAAAATTGTGTGTTTGATATTATTGATGAAAGAGTGATGAAGGAAGGGAAAAAAGATGGTATCAGGGAAGTTGTCAATCTTGTAAGTagatgtttaaatttgaatggaAAGAGACGACCAACTATGAAGGAACTCACATTAGAATTAGAAGTTAtcagaaaattagaaaaaaagtcCAATGCACAAGAAGATCATAATGAACTTGTTATAAGTGAAGATTATCAATATTGGGATGATAATTCTACTATCTTAGAAATTAAGTCAGTTTTTGATCTAAGTAGCAGAACACCAATCTTAGAAGATATTCATAGTCATACCATATAA
- the LOC114187355 gene encoding DNA oxidative demethylase ALKBH2 yields the protein MNVLKLKAVPNENPKENVKRETVDLGNGSDVVYIQRLIPSDQSWKWFQYLDKHIPWTRPTIRVFGKSFLQPRDTCYVATQGLTELTYSGYQPHAYSWDDYPPLKDMLDAVHKALPGSSFNSLLLNRYNGGNDYVGWHSDDEKLYGPTPEIASLTFGCERDFVLKKKPCKKSCDGSDEPASKRLKKGGHDADQHTFRLKHGSLLVMRGHTQRDWIHSVPKRAKAEGTRINLTFRRVF from the exons ATGAATGTGTTGAAGCTGAAGGCGGTGCCCAATGAGAACCCTAAGGAGAATGTGAAAAGGGAAACGGTGGATCTCGGAAATGGAAGCGACGTCGTATACATTCAGAGGTTAATACCCTCCGATCAGTCATGGAAATGGTTCCAATACCTCGACAAACACATTCCATGGACCAGACCCACCATTCGCGTCTTTGGAAAATCCTTCCTGCAG CCTCGAGACACATGTTATGTTGCAACTCAAGGTTTGACGGAGTTGACTTACAGTGGATATCAGCCGCATGCATATTCTTGGGATGATTATCCACCACTTAAAGACATGTTGGATGCT GTCCATAAAGCTCTTCCTGGAAGTAGTTTTAATAGCTTGCTCTTAAATAGGTACAATGGTGGTAATGACTATGTTGGTTGGCATTCTGATGATGAGAAGCTTTATGGACCAACTCCTGAAATTGCGTCTCTAACTTTTGGATGTGAACGTGACTTTGTTCTGAAGAAGAAGCCATGTAAAAAATCATGTG ATGGAAGTGATGAACCTGCCAGCAAGAGATTAAAGAAGGGTGGCCATGACGCTGATCAGCATACATTTAGACTTAAGCATGGATCACTTTTGGTAATGAGAGGTCACACCCAAAGAGATTGGATTCACTCAGTGCCCAAGCGTGCAAAAGCTGAAGGCACGCGCATTAACCTTACCTTTAGGCGGGTTTTTTGA
- the LOC114188265 gene encoding protein C2-DOMAIN ABA-RELATED 11, which produces MMSAQLGLLKVIVVQGKRLVIRDFKTSDPYVVLKLGNQTAKTQVINSCLNPVWNEELNFTLTEPLGVLNLEVFDKDLLKADDKMGNAFLNLQPLVSAARLRDILRVSSGETTLRKVIPDTENCLVRESSINCVNGEVVQNVWLRLRGVESGELELIIKLATPITPKT; this is translated from the exons ATGATGAGTGCACAATTGGGGCTGCTAAAAGTCATTGTTGTGCAAGGAAAAAGGTTGGTGATCCGTGATTTCAAGACCAGTGATCCTTATGTTGTGCTGAAACTAGGGAACCAG ACTGCAAAGACCCAGGTAATTAACAGCTGCTTGAATCCTGTTTGGAATGAAGAGCTTAATTTCACTCTTACAGAACCCTTGGGAGTTCTGAATTTG gaAGTGTTTGATAAAGATCTGTTGAAGGCTGATGACAAAATGGGAAATGCTTTCCTCAACCTTCAACCATTAGTGTCTGCAGCCAGATTAAGAGACATCTTACGAGTGTCCTCTGGTGAGACAACCTTAAGGAAGGTCATACCTGATACTGAAAACTGTCTTGTCCGTGAAAGCAGTATCAATTGTGTTAATGGTGAGGTTGTGCAGAATGTTTGGTTAAGGCTTCGTGGAGTAGAGTCTGGGGAACTAGAATTGATCATCAAGCTGGCCACACCTATTACTCCTAAAACATAG
- the LOC114189183 gene encoding sister chromatid cohesion protein PDS5 homolog A-A-like codes for MAQKPHLLLEELGSKLESLPSSHDALIELLQQAASCLTDLDQSPSASALESMKPFFNAIVKPELLKHEDSDVKLLVAICVCEITRITAPEAPYSDDVLKDIFQLIVGTFSGLSDTSGPSFDRRVAILETLAKYRSCVVMLDLECDDLVNEMFSTFFAVARDDHPENVLSSMQTIMAVLLEESEDVHPDILSILLSTLGRDKRDVSGAARKLSMNIIQQCMEKLEPSIQQFLLSFISEDSQEMNSQVQYHEVIYDLYCWAPQILYEVFPYVTRELMTDKLETRLKAVNLVGDIIALPGSSIAEALQTTFSEFLKRLTDRDFVVRMSVLEHVKSCLLSNPLRAEAPQIISALSDRLLDSDDEFRKQVVGVICDVACHTLNAVPHETVKLVAERLCDKSLLVKKYTMERLTEIYRVFCENSSNTANPSEYDWIPGKIIRCFYDKDFRWDIIESILCESLFPSDFSINDIVKHWVGIFSRFDKVEAKALEKILEQKQRLQEEMRKYLALRQTNQGKDIPEVQKKIVFCFRVMSRSFADPTKAEESFQILDQLQDPNLWKILTDLVDPNTSFHQTREYRDHFLKILGENHELYEFLNTLYIKCSYLLFNKEHVKAVLSEIITNKSSENDQHVQYCMNILVIISRFCPYLFSGTEVELVNLLKDNSDMIKEGVLNVLAKAGGTIREQLAVTSSSVDLMLERLCLEGSQIQAKYAVHALAAITKDDGLKSLSVLYKRLVDMLEEKTHLPAVLQSLGCIAQTAMPVFETRESEIEAFIINKILKSDSKEDHSRISWDDRSDLCVLKIYGIKTLVKSYLPAKDAHVRPGIDGLLGILRNILSYGEISKELQSSSVDKAHLRLASAKAVLRLSRLWDHKIPVDIFHLTLRVTEIGFPQAKKVFLSKVHQYIKDNLLDTKYACAFIFNIFGSKDSKPEEFAEDKQNLNDIIHMHHQTRAWQLSGQSDANSLTTYPEYILAYLVHALANISCPNIDDCKTVEAYDNLYRQLHLILSMLVQRDDDVKSEVAINNEKEIISTITSIFWSIKQSEDVVDASKSKNSHAICDLGLAITNRLVAKDVDLQALSHSVSLPPMLYKACEKESGPMVSKEKSWLADESVLAHFESLELEMVSSQLAEDDTSKEGEKDGKEMSLGKIIKDIKSQGTKGKRVKKKKAVPAEKKKAVPAEKKKAVPAETEKAENDIDILNVVRQINIDNLGLSTNFESSNGHENSLSKKLQKDPERATIKKRKGEDLTPVPVPKRKRSSFTHGKSRSSSTPSKAPPRGSGEDSSRVKLLSGAEFNPDTDSKAIKRKKVKGNEPSIQAKAKAPKSYHDDKSKEHDLKSPDNSKPTDKSKGDKSKSSTGSAKKLKRKSIGGLAKCTTKEGESDAEDLIGCRIKVWWPLDKKFYEGTVKSYDSSKRKHVILYEDGDVEVLSLEKERWELVDKGGKPNKKPKLSKTISSREVSTGKKQRSSSTSESKKTKQIVNGKSPSKQVKHGQKGASKIDFHREDAKESSELTNPEDTVISKAEINSGGSEAEQAEGSGVIITKRKKISKKPKSVLRGKKPKKEKSSSNKKESDQEKQEYVGRLSKESVPQGDPNNGAESSSKEIDANESRGALRENDIGEESGSEGNQNDSNGESSPREVEKSPIESASPDSAKIAEVSDDEPLSKWRRPSGKKSSGQKR; via the exons ATGGCTCAGAAGCCACACCTTCTGCTCGAGGAGCTGGGATCCAAGCTCGAATCTCTTCCCTCCTCCCATGACGCTCTCATCGAGCTCTTGCAG CAAGCTGCATCATGCCTTACTGACTTGGATCAATCACCATCAGCTTCGGCATTGGAGTCAATGAAGCCCTTTTTTAATGCAATTGTTAAGCCAGAACTGCTAAAGCACGAGGATAGTGATGTCAAGCTTCTAGTTGCAATATGTGTTTGTGAGATTACTCGAATCACCGCACCTGAAGCTCCTTACAGCGATGATGTTCTAAAG GATATATTTCAGTTGATTGTGGGCACTTTTAGTGGTCTGAGTGATACAAGTGGCCCATCCTTTGATCGGAGAGTTGCTATACTGGAGACTCTGGCAAAATATAGATCCTGTGTTGTAATGCTGGATCTTGAATGTGATGATCTAGTGAATGAAATGTTCAGTACTTTCTTTGCAGTTGCCAG AGATGATCATCCAGAGAATGTTCTGTCATCCATGCAAACTATAATGGCTGTTCTTTTAGAAGAAAGTGAGGATGTACATCCGGATATTTTGTCTATTCTACTGTCTACATTAGGCCGTGACAAAAGA GATGTTTCTGGAGCTGCGAGGAAGCTTTCCATGAATATCATACAGCAATGCATGGAAAAACTTGAACCGAGTATCCAACAATTTTTACTATCATTCATATCAGAAGACAGCCAGGAAATGAACAGTCAAGTTCAATACCATGAAGTTATCTATGATCTCTATTGCTGGGCTCCTCAGATCCTATATGAAGTTTTTCCTTATGTCACAAGAGAGCTAATG ACTGACAAGCTGGAAACTCGTTTGAAAGCAGTGAACTTGGTTGGGGATATAATTGCTCTTCCTGGATCCTCCATTGCTGAAGCACTTCAGACTACATTTTCAGAGTTTTTAAAAAGATTGACTGATAGAGATTTTGTGGTTCGCATGTCTGTCCTTGAGCATGTAAAGAGTTGTCTGCTGTCAAATCCTTTAAGGGCTGAAGCTCCTCAAATTATCT CTGCCCTTTCTGATCGACTGCTGGATTCTGATGATGAATTTCGAAAGCAAGTTGTGGGTGTTATCTGTGATGTAGCATGCCATACCCTAAATGCAGTCCCTCATGAAACTGTGAAACTTGTCGCTGAGAGGCTTTGTGATAAATCT CTACTTGTTAAAAAGTATACTATGGAAAGATTGACTGAGATATATCGAGTTTTTTGTGAGAATAGTTCCAACACAGCTAATCCCAGTGAATATGACTGGATTCCAGGGAAGATCATTCGATGTTTCTATGACAAAGATTTCAG ATGGGATATAATTGAGTCAATTCTTTGTGAATCCTTGTTTCCATCAGATTTTTCAATCAATGATATAGTTAAACATTGGGTTGGGATTTTCTCTAGATTTGATAAAGTGGAGGCCAAGGCTCTTGAAAAGATACTTGAACAAAAACAAAG ATTACAGGAAGAAATGCGGAAGTATTTAGCTCTGAGGCAGACTAATCAG GGGAAAGACATTCCTGAGGTCCAAAAAAAGATCGTGTTCTGTTTCCGTGTAATGTCTCGTTCATTTGCTGACCCAACAAAGGCAGAAGAGAGTTTCCAGATTCTTGATCAATTACAAGATCCTAATCTCTGGAAAATTTTGACAGATCTTGTTGATCCAAATACTAGCTTCCATCAAACTCGTGAATATAGG GATCATTTCCTTAAAATACTCGGTGAAAATCATGAGCTCTATGAATTTCTGAATACCCTTTATATAAAGTGTTCCTATTTACTTTTCAACAAGGAGCATGTGAAGGCTGTTCTTTCAGAAATCATCACAAATAAATCCTCAGAGAATGATCAGCATGTACAATATTGTATGAACATACTAGTG ATAATTTCTAGATTCTGTCCATATCTTTTTAGTGGCACTGAGGTGGAGCTGGTGAATTTACTTAAGGATAATAGTGATATGATTAAAGAGGGTGTTCTGAATGTTTTGGCAAAGGCTGGTGGTACTATTCGTGAACAGCTCGCAGTTACATCAAG TTCTGTAGACCTTATGTTGGAGAGATTATGTTTAGAAGGAAGTCAAATACAAGCCAAGTATGCTGTTCACGCTCTGGCTGCAATTACAAAGGACGATGGCCTCAAGTCTCTTTCTGTTCTGTACAag AGACTTGTAGATATGCTGGAAGAGAAAACACATCTACCTGCAGTATTACAGTCTCTGGGGTGTATAGCACAGACTGCAATGCCTGTATTCGAAACTAGAGAAAGTGAAATTGAAGCATTTATAATCAACAAGATTCTGAAAAGTGATAGT AAAGAAGATCACTCAAGAATATCTTGGGACGATAGAAGCGATCTTTGTGTTTTGAAG ATATATGGCATCAAAACCCTAGTGAAAAGCTACTTGCCAGCCAAAGATGCTCATGTTCGTCCTGGTATAGATGGTCTTCTGGGTATCCTGAGAAACATACTGTCTTATGGTGAAATATCAAAGGAACTACAGTCAAG CTCAGTTGATAAGGCCCATTTGCGGCTTGCTTCTGCAAAGGCAGTCCTTCGTTTATCAAGGCTCTGGGATCACAAGATACCTGTTGATATTTTCCACTTAACTCTAAGAGTAACAGAG ATTGGCTTCCCTCAAGCTAAGAAGGTTTTCTTAAGCAAAGTTCATCAATATATAAAGGACAACCTTTTAGATACCAAATATGCATGTGCTTTTATATTCAACATATTTGGATCCAAGGATTCCAAGCCAGAGGAGTTTGCAGAG GACAAGCAGAACCTGAATGACATTATTCACATGCATCACCAAACCAGGGCTTGGCAGCTTTCTGGACAATCAGATGCAAATTCCTTGACAACTTACCCTGAATACATCCTTGCATACCTAGTTCATGCCCTTGCTAACATATCCTGCCCCAATATTGATGACTGTAAGACTGTTGAAGCATACGATAATCTATACAG GCAGCTACACTTGATACTATCAATGCTAGTGCAAAGAGATGATGACGTCAAGTCAGAAGTAGCTATTAACAATGAGAAGGAAATTATATCTACCATTACTTCTATCTTTTGGAGTATTAAGCAATCCGAAGATGTGGTTGATGCATCAAAATCAAAG AATTCGCACGCCATATGTGACCTTGGGTTAGCAATTACTAATCGTCTAGTAGCGAAGGATGTTGATTTACAAGCGTTGTCTCATTCAGTTTCTCTACCACCAATGCTATACAAAGCATGTGAGAAGGAAAGTGGCCCCATG GTGAGCAAAGAGAAATCCTGGTTGGCTGATGAAAGTGTCTTGGCTCACTTTGAATCACTTGAATTAGAAATG GTTTCATCTCAATTAGCTGAGGATGACACTTCCAAGGAAGGTGAAAAAGATGGAAAAGAAATGTCCCttggaaaaataataaaggacATAAAATCTCAGGGAACCAAGGGCAAaagagttaaaaagaaaaaggctGTGCCAGCTGAAAAGAAAAAGGCCGTGCCAGCTGAAAAGAAAAAGGCCGTGCCAGCTGAAACAGAAAAGGCTGAAAACGATATCGATATCCTAAATGTGGTCAGACAAATTAACATAGATAACTTGGGATTATCCACTAATTTTGAATCTAGTAACGGTCATGAAAATTCATTGAGTAAGAAGTTGCAGAAGGATCCAGAGCGGGCAACTATTAAAAAGCGAAAAGGAGAAGACTTAACCCCGGTTCCAGTGCCTAAACGTAAACGGTCTTCCTTTACCCATGGAAAATCAAGGTCGAGTAGTACCCCATCAAAGGCTCCTCCGAGAGGTTCAGGGGAAGACTCTTCTAGAGTGAAGTTGCTATCGGGTGCAGAATTTAACCCCGATACAGATAGCAAAGcaattaagagaaaaaaggtTAAAGGCAATGAGCCGTCAATACAAGCAAAAGCTAAGGCTCCCAAGAGCTATCATGATGACAAATCTAAAGAGCATGATTTGAAG AGTCCTGATAATTCAAAGCCAACTGACAAGTCTAAAGGTGACAAATCCAAGTCATCCACAGGATCTGCTAAAaagctgaaaagaaaaagtattggAGGATTGGCTAAG TGCACAACAAAGGAAGGTGAAAGTGACGCTGAAGATCTAATTGGCTGCAGAATTAAAGTTTGGTGGCCTTTGGATAAGAA ATTTTATGAAGGCACTGTTAAGTCTTATGATTCTTCAAAGAGGAAACATGTG ATATTATATGAAGATGGGGATGTAGAAGTGCTCAGTTTGGAAAAGGAGCGATGGGAGCTTGTTGACAAGGGTGGCAAACCTAATAAG AAGCCAAAACTGTCAAAAACTATATCTTCCCGCGAAGT GTCTACTGGGAAGAAGCAGAGAAGTTCTAGTACTTCAGAAAGTAAAAAGACAAAACAAAT AGTTAATGGTAAATCTCCTAGCAAGCAAGTAAAACATGGACAAAAGGGTGCCTCAAAAATTGATTTCCATCGTGAGGATGCTAAAGAGAGCTCTGAGTTAACAAACCCTGAAGATACTGTTATATCTAAAGCTGAGATTAACTCAG GTGGTTCTGAAGCGGAACAGGCCGAAGGATCTGGTGTAATAATAActaaaaggaagaaaattagCAAGAAACCAAAATCAGTTTTACGTGGAAAGAAACCCAAGAAAGAGAAGAGCTCAAGTAATAAGAAAGAATCAGATCAAGAGAAGCAGGAATATGTTGGGAGGCTTTCTAAAGAGAGTGTCCCACAAGGAGATCCAAATAATGGTGCAGAAAGTAGTTCAAAAGAGATAGATGCCAATGAATCAAGAGGAGCTTTGAGAGAAAATGATATTGGAGAAGAATCAGGTTCTGAAGGGAACCAAAATGACAGCAATGGGGAAAGTAGTCCTAGAGAAGTGGAAAAATCACCTATAGAGTCAGCGAGTCCTGATAGTGCCAAAATCGCTGAAGTTTCTGATGACGAGCCCCTG AGCAAATGGAGGCGTCCTTCGGGAAAGAAAAGCTCAGGGCAAAAACGGTGA
- the LOC114186650 gene encoding tRNA methyltransferase 10 homolog A: MPESPGGGDADAPPQTTELERPQTDENAAGKTDADPPVLSKNAQKKLAKQQRFEAKKAEKKAAAKEQKRRDVERKRKEWEESLAGVSEEERAKLLESRKTLRKERMEKRSLEKETKRERLTVAREQGQNVVVDLQFSHLMNPNEIHSLVQQVMYCYAVNGRCASPAHLWLTGCDGEMDSALKRIPGFDKWIIEKENRSYIEALCDRKEDLVYLTADSEIVLEELDLKKIYIIGGLVDRNRWKGITLKKAQEQGIQTAKLPIGNFMKMSSSQVLTVNQVVEILLKFLETRDWKTSFFAVIPQRKRCQSDSEGNAEDTVEEEHEQNDGLTASKKKCVEEVPSIS, encoded by the exons ATGCCGGAATCACCTGGCGGCGGAGACGCCGACGCTCCACCGCAGACAACGGAATTGGAAAGGCCTCAAACTGACGAAAACGCCGCCGGAAAAACCGACGCGGATCCTCCGGTGCTCTCGAAGAACGCACAAAAGAAGCTGGCCAAGCAGCAGAGGTTCGAGGCGAAAAAGGCGGAGAAGAAAGCCGCAGCGAAGGAGCAGAAGCGAAGAGACGTAGAGAGAAAGCGCAAGGAGTGGGAAGAGAGCCTCGCCGGCGTCTCCGAAGAGGAGAGAGCGAAGCTGTTGGAGTCTCGAAAGACCCTCCGCAAGGAGAGAATGGAGAAGAGGTCACTGGAGAAAGAGACCAAGAGAGAGAGACTAACTGTAGCGAGAGAACAAGGTCAAAACGTCGTCGTCGATCTCCAGTTTTCTCACCTCATGAACCCTAACGAAATCCACAGCCTCGTTCAGCAG GTTATGTATTGTTATGCTGTGAATGGAAGGTGCGCTTCCCCTGCGCATCTTTGGCTCACTGGCTGCGACGGGGAAATGGATAGTGCATTGAAGCGGATTCCGGGGTTTGATAAATGGATAATTGAGAAGGAGAACAGGTCTTACATTGAAGCCTTGTGTGATCGAAAGGAGGATTTGGTTTATCTCACTGCGGATTCAGAAATTGTTCTTGAAGAACTTGATTTGAAGAAGATTTATATTATTGGCGGGTTGGTGGATAGGAACCGGTGGAAGGGCATAACGTTGAAGAAAGCACAAGAGCAAGGAATACAAACGGCTAAACTCCCCATAGGAAATTTCATGAAGATGTCTAGCTCTCAG GTTCTTACAGTGAATCAAGTGGTAGAAATATTACTCAAGTTCTTGGAGACAAGGGACTGGAAAACATCTTTCTTTGCCGTTATCCCTCAACGGAAAAGATGTCAATCCGATTCAGAAGGAAATGCAGAAGACACGGTAGAGGAAGAACACGAACAAAACGATGGTCTAACggcaagtaaaaaaaaatgtgttgagGAGGTCCCTTCTATAAGTTAG